The following DNA comes from Vigna radiata var. radiata cultivar VC1973A chromosome 4, Vradiata_ver6, whole genome shotgun sequence.
NNNNNNNNNNNNNNNNNNNNNNNNNNNNNNNNNNNNNNNNNNNNNNNNNNNNNNNNNNNNNNNNNNNNNNNNNNNNNNNNNNNNNNNNNNNNNNNNNNNNNNNNNNNNNNNNNNNNNNNNNNNNNNNNNNNNNNNNNNNNNNNNNNNNNNNNNNNNNNNNNNNNNNNNNNNNNNNNNNNNNNNNNNNNNNNNNNNNNNNNNNNNNNNNNNNNNNNNNNNNNNNNNNNNNNNNNNNNNNNNNNNNNNNNNNNNNNNNNNNNNNNNNNNNNNNNNNNNNNNNNNNNNNNNNNNNNNNNNNNNNNNNNNNNNNNNNNNNNNNNNNNNNNNNNNNNNNNNNTAAGAAAATAGCAGGGAAAAAGAATAACAGAAGACAACACTGAAAATCACAAGAATGCGAACAAAACGTGTAGCTGTACAATCAGAATTTGTAAACTAACTATGACTCTCTTTTCCTTTTACCAACCTTTTCCAATACCATAATTTGTTCATCGATTGCTTTTAGATCTTTCAGAAAGTATTCAATAGCAACTATATCTTCCATCTCGTCCCGCCTATCAAGTATATCAGTGACTCTAGAAATTTTATCCATGatatcttccttttctttcgAGCACAACTTTGAGCTGATATCCTCTCTCTTTAAAGCCTTTCCGATCTTATAAACATGATAATCTAAATCATTCATTGCATTGGTCTTTTTAAGAAACTTCTCATCTTCAGACTTATAATTCTCTGCTTCTTTAATCATTTTACTAATTTCTGCTTTTGATAGTCTTCCTTTGTTATTAGATATTATAACTTCTTCCCAATTACCGGTAACTTTATCCTCAGCAGAAACAGAAAGAATGCCATTTTCATCTATTGTAAAAGTCAAATCAAAAGAATAGCCACGAGGAGCTGGGGGTAAGCCAGAAATAGTTATAGAACCCAACAAATTATTATCACTTCCTTTTGCTCTCTCGCCCTCACAAACCGGAAGCCAAACTGAATATTGGTCATCTTCGAGTGTCTCAATAACTTGTTTCTTCGTTATAGGAATAGTAGTGTTCCTAGGAATCACAACATTCATGAGATCCCCCTGTACCGATACGCCAAGTGAAAGCGGAGTAACATCTTTCAATACCAAATCTGGAACATTCTTAATGCCTTCAGTCAAGAGAGCAGCCTGCACAGCCGCACCATAAGCAACAGCCTCATCAGGGTTTAGGCTCTTGCAAAGATCCTTTCCATTGAAAAAGTCTTCAAGTAGCTGCTGCATTTTGGGAATCCTAGAAGAACCACCCACAAGGACAACATCATGCACACTACTTTTATCCATCTTAGCATCCTTAAGACACCTATCTACTGTTTCCATACATTCTTCAAAGAGCTCCATATTGATCTCTTCAAATTTTGCTCGGGTCATTGAAGAACACAAATCAATGTCTTGAAATAAATTATCTACCTCAATGTTTGCAGTAACAGCATGTGAGAGTGTCCTTTTTGCTTTCTCGCAAGCACTCCTCAACCTCCTTAAGGCACGTGGATTCCCACCTATGTCaactttccttttccttttcatctcCTCCACAAAGTAGTTCATCATTCTATCGTCAATGTCCTCTCCGCCAAGGTGAGTGTTTCCGGCTGTGGCCTTAACTTGAAAGACTTTGTTCTCAATAGTGAGAATAGACACATCGAATGTACCTCCTCCAaagtcaaaaacaaaaatatttcgtTCTCCAACACAATCATTTCTCGTATCAAGACCGTATGCAATTGCTGCAGCGGTAGGTTCATTGATTATACGAATAACATTGAGACCTATAATAGCACCAGCATCCATNGTAGCTTTGCGCTGAGAATCATTGAAATAGGCAGGCACAGTAACCACCGCATTCTTTACAGGCTTTTGCAAGTATGCCTCTGCAATGTCCCGCATCTTTGAGAGGACCATGGATGATATTTCCTCCGCGCAAAGACTCTTCTCCTGACCCTTGTATTTCACAGAAATTATGGGTTTGTCTTTGACACCGGCAACAACCTTAAATGGCCACAACATTTTGTCTTTCTGAACGAAAGGGTCACTGTATTTCCTACCTATCAACCTCTTAGCATCTGCAAGagttaaaagaaaagattttggtGATCATAGAAAGGAAGAAACAAGTAAtagtttaagaataaaaatatatcgaAGATGGTGTTCTCTGGATTGGAAGCAGCCTGATTTTTAGCAGCATCTCCTATCAACCTTTCATGCTCCGTGAAAGCAACACAAGAAGGAGTGGTATTGTTGCCTTGATCATTATGAATGATCTGTACCCTATTATGTTGTTGCTGCCATACTGCAACACAGGAGTATGTTGTGCCAAGGTCGATTCCTATTGCCATTCCCTTTTTGTCTTCAGTCATTCTTCCTTGTAAGATAGAAGAAAGTATGGATGAATATGAAAggttaatttttagtaaaagtaagaaaatgaaCCCAAACACTTGTTCCGATCAACAGGATCTGCATTGCAAGCAAGGAAATTGGAAACGAACATACTCGCACCCATGATCAACAGGATCatcatgcatttaattttccttgGCACTAAAAATCGCTTGTCACGATTTTAATGTAAAGGATGTAAATAAAAACGACCATAATTATCTTTATCATATCATATTAAAGTGATATTTTTcgaaaaactaaaatactctAGATGAGATCCTACCATACCTGTggttttgttgttcttttagTACGAAAATCACTTCCTTGACGAAAAAGATCAATTGTTTCTTTGGTGTGGAGAGGACCTCCTTTCTAGTAGATGTAGGATCTATGAACGATAATTATGAAATGAGTATTTTTCAAGCagattagttatatttatatatcagtATAGATTGTGATTTATGTTCTTATTAGTATAATAACAGTAATATCTTAACTGAAATCGTGAAGGGACGTTtaaccgaaaaaaaaaaattaaaaagaagtttTGGAATCACCAtctatttattctaaaaaaaaaactatgaaatattataaaacaaaattagaataagATTTTGAGTCCAAGAGTTGTTTAcacttaaaaaagttattaatatggCTACTCGAAGTGGATgtggtttttaaaatatttatttttttgcaaaaataacattataaaaaaaaattagtttcttttttatcagacatgaatataagaaagaaattggtcttgatattataaatatcaaatcataatataatatctgtgatattcattttaattattataagatatattgctttaaaggattaaaatcatatttttttctaatggaaatattttataaagcaaATCATAACATACTATCACGATATTGATCCTGATTATCAAAATCGCATccttctttaaaatatttttttgtgacaTGTTTGTGAGGGGTCTAAAACAAAGAATGACTGCAGGATATGTTTATAGAAGTCTTGAGTTGTTGGATTCAAGAAAACAAAttggattattttattttatttttaattttggtactatatttttttttttaaattaaagtttaaagatttaaagaatttttattttatttttttatcttttttatttaccattagaaaacatatttttctttatatatattttatgttttaaaatgaacTTATTTATGAAGATAAAATTGAGCGTtgataactataataataataataaaataaataatcaaaatatgatttcgaataaagtaaaaataggatttacttataatatatcaatatgatttgaatagaaagaaaattaggtttaaatgcTATTTAATATAGAGactcaaaaaaaatattatacagtACATTTTAAGACTTTTGTTGGACCGAATAAACatcataatattatattgtaatttataaaattaatatagccGCAACACTCATCAACATTTAAAATCcaaccaaaatatataatagaatcaatttcatgtcttactaaagaaaaaaaagaaatatggagTTATATTTCGTTAGGTGGTTAAATTATATACCTCACACAATTATAATAGCTCactttatcttaaaataaatagtttaattgttttaatagcTCACTACATTTGTATTTTATGTAAAACTACTGTAACTCTTCTTcttaatataattcataaaaattatgatCTCACTTTTTATCTCATACGATTTTTAATGTGTCTGTTGtcaattttcagaaaatatcCAAGACTGCTACGTCGAAGGAGGCATGGAATATTCTAAAGGATGCATATGGCAATTCCGGGAAGGTGGAGTGTAACAAAAAATGGATGAAAAGTGTAAATCATATTCAATGATAGACAAAGTATAACTTATATACAGCTGGTAAAACAGAAGGTaaccaattaataaaaaataaactaaatacatatCTAATATCCCCTCAAGCtacaataagaaaatatatatatatatatatatatatatatatatatatatatatatatatatatatataatgttatattttatctttattattcaatctaagcattatatatatatatataattaatgttcaattttaacaataaaGATTAAAACTGTGTTAAACGTAGAGGTTTTAATGTGAATGTTTCCAAGTTggattgaaatatatattaaaaattaagtaaattggTGAGTGAATCCAGTTCATCACATATTTAATCAAGATGAATTAGATTCTTAGTAAGTTAGTTTCAAAATTTacccataaaaaaattaaaaataaaaaatttaaccaaCTCAATCCAAATCTGTTGTAGATCGAGTTTATTTACGGATTCTAATATGTTTTGAGAATACTacttattatagaaaaaaaaatatcaagttaTATTTTCGCTAGatagttaaattatatatctcACACAATTATAACATCTCactttatcttaaaataaatagtttaattttcaaACACCTTTAAAATTAACTACAGTTATCTTCtgtgtaaattttttgttttttttaatataattcaaaatgttGA
Coding sequences within:
- the LOC111241505 gene encoding probable mediator of RNA polymerase II transcription subunit 37c; its protein translation is MTEDKKGMAIGIDLGTTYSCVAVWQQQHNRVQIIHNDQGNNTTPSCVAFTEHERLIGDAAKNQAASNPENTIFDAKRLIGRKYSDPFVQKDKMLWPFKVVAGVKDKPIISVKYKGQEKSLCAEEISSMVLSKMRDIAEAYLQKPVKNAVVTVPAYFNDSQRKATMDAGAIIGLNVIRIINEPTAAAIAYGLDTRNDCVGERNIFVFDFGGGTFDVSILTIENKVFQVKATAGNTHLGGEDIDDRMMNYFVEEMKRKRKVDIGGNPRALRRLRSACEKAKRTLSHAVTANIEVDNLFQDIDLCSSMTRAKFEEINMELFEECMETVDRCLKDAKMDKSSVHDVVLVGGSSRIPKMQQLLEDFFNGKDLCKSLNPDEAVAYGAAVQAALLTEGIKNVPDLVLKDVTPLSLGVSVQGDLMNVVIPRNTTIPITKKQVIETLEDDQYSVWLPVCEGERAKGSDNNLLGSITISGLPPAPRGYSFDLTFTIDENGILSVSAEDKVTGNWEEVIISNNKGRLSKAEISKMIKEAENYKSEDEKFLKKTNAMNDLDYHVYKIGKALKREDISSKLCSKEKEDIMDKISRVTDILDRRDEMEDIVAIEYFLKDLKAIDEQIMVLEKVGKRKRES